The following coding sequences are from one Arthrobacter sp. PvP023 window:
- a CDS encoding DUF2945 domain-containing protein yields MALRKGTSVEWNTPQGPTHGKIVEKKTSDFELDGNKHRASEEEPQYVVESAKTGARAAHKASALTEKG; encoded by the coding sequence ATGGCGCTGCGCAAGGGAACGTCCGTGGAGTGGAACACGCCCCAGGGGCCCACCCACGGGAAGATCGTGGAGAAGAAGACCAGCGACTTCGAGCTGGACGGAAACAAGCACCGGGCCAGCGAAGAGGAGCCCCAGTACGTGGTGGAGTCCGCCAAGACCGGTGCACGCGCGGCCCACAAGGCGTCCGCCCTGACCGAGAAGGGCTAG
- a CDS encoding helix-turn-helix transcriptional regulator: MDELSRVFFALADPTRRALLAQLQQGDATVTELAAPHSISVPSVSRHLKVLEQAGLITKSRSAQWRNCRLQPAPLQQVEEWMRPYRDFLGTRLERLGAQLAMTPDRPDELTEPEDR, from the coding sequence ATGGACGAACTGAGTAGGGTCTTCTTTGCCTTGGCGGATCCGACTCGTCGTGCTTTGCTGGCGCAATTGCAGCAGGGCGACGCGACGGTTACCGAACTAGCCGCCCCGCACTCAATCAGCGTGCCCTCCGTATCACGCCACCTGAAAGTGCTCGAGCAGGCCGGGCTGATCACTAAATCCAGATCTGCCCAGTGGAGGAACTGCCGTCTCCAGCCTGCGCCCCTTCAGCAGGTTGAGGAATGGATGCGCCCGTACCGCGACTTCTTGGGCACGCGATTGGAGCGCCTGGGCGCTCAGCTCGCCATGACACCCGATCGACCCGATGAGCTCACAGAACCGGAGGACAGATGA
- a CDS encoding cytoplasmic protein, with translation MANDPVDTNPENYRVAFENERVRVLEYTDVPGHKTTEHSHPDSVMITLSAFRRRISSNGNSVEVELPPGAVRWLPAQDHSGENIGETETHTFFVELKGAARPADSQAPQPLGPGGS, from the coding sequence ATGGCGAACGATCCTGTTGACACGAATCCGGAGAATTACCGGGTGGCTTTCGAAAACGAGCGGGTCCGCGTGCTCGAGTACACGGACGTGCCCGGGCATAAGACCACGGAGCACAGCCATCCCGACAGCGTGATGATTACGCTTAGTGCTTTCCGCCGTCGTATTTCCTCAAACGGTAATTCCGTGGAAGTGGAACTGCCGCCCGGGGCGGTCCGCTGGCTGCCCGCGCAGGATCATTCCGGAGAAAACATCGGGGAAACCGAAACTCACACGTTTTTTGTTGAGCTCAAGGGTGCTGCCCGGCCCGCGGACAGTCAGGCTCCCCAACCGCTCGGACCCGGCGGTTCATAG
- a CDS encoding VOC family protein — MAGPQIYVFFPGTAREALNFYADVFGGELSLHTYENFGRSDGPPEAVAHGVLNGVVALAGSDAAEGQTTVRLEGMMLSLLGTAEPAVLHEWFDKLSVGGSVLDPLSPKPWGAFDGQVIDRHGLHWLVGYEPAA; from the coding sequence ATGGCCGGGCCCCAGATCTATGTCTTCTTTCCGGGAACGGCGCGGGAAGCCTTGAACTTTTACGCTGATGTCTTCGGCGGTGAGCTTTCCCTGCACACGTACGAGAACTTTGGCAGGAGCGACGGCCCACCAGAAGCCGTAGCTCATGGAGTGCTCAACGGCGTCGTTGCCCTGGCAGGATCGGACGCAGCCGAAGGCCAAACAACGGTCCGGCTCGAAGGCATGATGCTCTCGCTGCTGGGAACCGCCGAACCGGCAGTCCTCCATGAGTGGTTCGATAAACTCTCCGTCGGCGGGTCCGTGCTCGATCCACTCTCGCCCAAGCCCTGGGGCGCCTTCGACGGCCAGGTCATTGATCGTCATGGACTTCACTGGCTTGTCGGATACGAGCCTGCGGCATGA
- a CDS encoding DUF664 domain-containing protein codes for MSDVQLLAQLAGERRHVLRTVDGLENYAMQRALVPSGWTMTQLLNHLAFDDEMFWISAVLGGDDRAIAELRNGWASEPMTGSEAINIYKREIARSDEVLAEIDLDAPPRWWPPTSVFDAPPMSDGREVLFRVLAETSVHAGHLDIVRELIDGHQNLVVG; via the coding sequence ATGAGCGACGTCCAATTGCTTGCTCAGCTGGCGGGTGAGCGAAGACATGTTCTTCGAACAGTCGACGGCCTCGAGAACTATGCGATGCAACGAGCTTTGGTTCCCTCAGGCTGGACAATGACCCAGCTTCTCAACCACCTGGCCTTCGACGACGAGATGTTCTGGATATCGGCCGTTCTCGGCGGCGATGACAGAGCGATTGCCGAACTTCGCAACGGTTGGGCTTCCGAACCGATGACCGGTTCCGAGGCCATCAACATCTACAAGCGTGAAATCGCTCGAAGTGATGAAGTCCTTGCGGAGATCGATTTGGATGCCCCTCCCCGGTGGTGGCCTCCAACCAGCGTGTTCGACGCACCACCGATGTCCGACGGGCGTGAGGTCCTGTTTCGCGTGCTCGCTGAAACGTCCGTCCACGCGGGCCACCTCGACATCGTCCGGGAGCTAATCGACGGACACCAGAACCTCGTAGTGGGCTAA
- a CDS encoding GNAT family N-acetyltransferase, protein MPDIRLPIRTDRLVLRRFEAADLDAFHAYRSLPGTARFLPGDAKTYTQCMERVGKYANFVFDKEGDWVALAIEAADSPGLIGEVVLKWLPGFGQAEVGWSLAPDARGHGYATEAAEAVLKLGFEGLNFHRIDAKLDALNTASAAICERLGMRLEAKHVDKWRYKGEWATEVVYAMLRDEWAAR, encoded by the coding sequence ATGCCGGACATCAGACTGCCCATCCGTACTGACCGACTGGTCCTGCGCCGCTTTGAAGCCGCGGACCTCGATGCCTTCCATGCCTACCGCTCACTGCCCGGCACCGCACGGTTCCTGCCCGGGGATGCAAAGACCTACACGCAGTGCATGGAAAGGGTGGGGAAGTACGCCAACTTTGTCTTCGACAAGGAGGGCGACTGGGTGGCGCTGGCCATCGAAGCCGCGGACTCGCCTGGCCTGATTGGCGAGGTGGTGCTCAAGTGGCTGCCGGGCTTCGGGCAGGCCGAGGTGGGCTGGAGCCTGGCGCCCGACGCGCGCGGCCACGGCTACGCCACCGAAGCGGCAGAGGCGGTGCTCAAGCTCGGCTTTGAGGGCCTGAACTTCCACCGGATCGACGCCAAGCTGGATGCACTGAACACGGCTTCGGCTGCCATCTGCGAGCGGCTGGGCATGCGCCTCGAGGCCAAGCACGTGGACAAGTGGCGGTACAAGGGCGAATGGGCCACGGAAGTTGTCTACGCCATGCTCCGTGACGAATGGGCCGCGCGGTAA